The genomic DNA gtgaataataatttttataaatagacaAAAAAAGATATGAATCTAAGTTTGAGATATTCAAGAACGATgctttttatcaatttttggAAGGATATTCAATCTaatattttgagtttcaaatttTACCCTATCAATCTCATCATCAGATCCTTAATGTGGTAGATCTCAAGGATCCCTAAAGGGATGACCAAACTTATTACTTTACTCATTTAGGGTCCTTGTCCCAATTGGGGTCTTGAGGTCGGCCCACATGGAGGTAGCTTATAGGCAGAGAAATTGCCCccataaataagtttttttattatttcaatagaactattttaatagaaaaatagcACAATTCTAGTTGTTAATGTTATAGGATGAATATAATTGTAAGTATGAAAAACATAATcgatatattaataaattaacaagaataataaaattcaGTTTTGATGTATGATTGACTCCAACCTAATAAGTTTTTATAAAACTTTGACTATTgtcaattcatttttttttattctttaactacatcatatttttatttgtcttcaaattaaaaagagaaaaaaaagagactaaaatttaaaatatatgcaAGTAAAATGGTAACTTttccatttgatttatttaatttgtatttttttcttgtaatttttttttcctaatgtGGAGGAGAAGGGTTGAACCTTCGGCATAGTAGAGATTGTAGAATGATATTTGTCTGAGTTTGTAACACTCCGCTTTTCTCAAGTGTATgttaacttaggattttgggaatattttttaaacGTACACTTAACATAAATCTTTCCACAACAATCTCATTCTAttttctcagcatatcaaacttaataatcaataaactaagacaggtaatatcattATAAATGCAAAAGTAAAATCGAAATCTCGAATGGTACATAACCTTaatactttattcataacatagaATTGTATCATTGTTTAACATGGCATCTTCAAACAAAATACACAGAGACTTATCTTTCAGCAATAATAACTAAATACCTCAAACGTAATTACAAGATATACTATAGATCACTTATGTAAATACTACATCTTGATAACCTCTTTTCTCTTGACGCTTCTGTTTTCacttgaaatgtttgaatatttcaaaaaaataagtcaaattagatgatgaatcatctaaattagacttcaaaacattttcatgaatatatgcaagaccataaACAACTGACATATTCCGACATGTCCCAACTTAAGAAAATCTCATACAACGCTTAACCCATACCAcagggaaagagcaatctctctaaaggcaataTAACTACattgacacattggcataacgcAGTTATAGCTTAAAAAAGGCAACATCAACGCATCTCCCCGGCACCTCGGGAAtaatcgttaccactcccgTTATAAGAGGGTCAACATCAACATAGGAACCCGGCACACCATAATCACGTAGGATTACGTTCCCATTCAAAAGCAACTCGAAAACACTACCCATTGCCAacacacatgccaatgccataaccacaaTATGAAATGATGCATTATATAAAACGACATTTTAATACACGTATTTCAATACACACGCAAGTAAacattttggatgaaccatccacaAGAAATCAATCTATCACAGGTTAAACCTTTTGtataaaacaaatcaagtatagggtctaaccacccacaataaaccaaattttaggtaggaacactcaccttgaacgaaacctAGAACACTTCGATTTTCGTCCAATCTTGATTTTTGTGCTAGGCTTTCAACGGTTCTCAAATCTGAGTCTCAACGTATCCTGGCCATCGTATATATTCAAAGAATTCAATATTCAATCTCTCTCCTTTCTCCATTCCTTTTCCAACTTCTCCAAATGGTATCTCCTATTTATAAGGCTTGAAACTTGACCACCAAGTatgttatgttatattatattataatatttcttaatcatttcaattttttttcaaattttctaaaatatttcaatcATTTAAGATCTTTCCAAATCTTTTCAAATCTTCTGAGATATTCTAAGATTTTCACAAatctttcataattttttataattattccaaatattctaaaatcttCTATAATTATTCCAAATCCtctaaaatcttctccaattattctaaatcttctaagattttctataattatttaaaatcttctaagattttctacaattatttcaaatcttctCCCCAAATGGCTAATAATGGCTTGCCACATGTCTCTAGACTTGATTTAAATAGGGTTTGGACTCCAAAGTGATTCAAAGCTGAAATGGAATgttgtttgaaatccaaaaatgatccaaagctgtattggaataattttttaaatccgCAATCATGACTTCCCATGATTAGTTGGTTCAGTTTGCTGCTCCAATGGTCTAGTTAcgggatttcaagaattacacattGGCCTAAACTTTTTgagtaattgcacttagacctcTTGCAACTTGATCCAGccatttttttaattgcacttatacTCCTAGAGAAAAGATTTGTTACGCTAATACttcaaaattttaagtaaattacacttttacccgaacttcaatatttatccctagctcaaaaattgaacttcTCCCTCAAGActtttataaccctttgaaatgtcttattttctcaaatatttgaatctaaaaatatcgggtattacatcatatttaaGTCTAAAAATCTTAAGTATTACAAAGTTAGTGACATGAAAAATACTAAGGAGAGTTTGAAAAATGACTAGGTTTgatatgttgaaaaaaattaaaggtagaatagaaataaaacgatgatgataaaaataattaaacttaaGATGCAATGTCACTATCTTAAAGGTAGATTTCGCCATACACAATAATGATTATATCAAAAGTAATTATTCTTAAGGGGCGTTTGGTAcaggagaaattttaagattcttgGAAATGTTAGGTTAGGAATCTGTATTCCCatgtttggtataatttttttataaaaagaatcctgGAAAATAGGATTcccgagaatgatttttaagcaactttcccacaaaaagattttcattgGGGGTTGGGAATCCAAGTTTCTCATGAACTTatgaatgtttttaacaaataaaaagactaaaacacccctTACTCTTTTATAAtcatatacaaacatattatatatattatatatatgatatatttatattaaatatattatatatacatatatgtatatatatttatatattataatatatttatattatttattataaaatattatatatattaaagtaaatattcatacaaacatatatattattatgtatatatattatatatatatacacatgcatatatatataatgtgtaaaaaaataacatttttttattttctaaagatattgtgggtcccaatattttatatagtagaagaaatttatcatttttaaataaaaaattaaataaggataattttgaaaaaaagaacatgaattcccaagaatgttatatttaaaccaaacataggaaTGTAAAATTCTCagaaaaaaatactcaaaatttcTGGGAATGTTTAAATCTATCCAAatatagaattgcataaatcctGGGAATCAAAGATTTTTAAGAACATTCCCAAGAATCATGAATcccataaatttaaaaacttctcccgtACCAAATGTCCCCTTAAAATAGAATAAGTTCTTCTTGTATTACTAATTACAGAGCAATAATAATACAAGATGGCAAGaacaacaaagaaataaaatctAACAAATATTGATACAAAAGAGAAAGTAATATCAAAGATAAATAGGTAATGAATTGAAGAAGATCTATTATGTGTGGGCGGGTGATATCCTCTATTTATGGAGGAAAAGTGAAAAATCTCAATTTGACAACTTCAGccgtaattttaataataaattgaatttgtCCAATTTCACCAATGCAGCCGTAATTTTAATAGTAAATTGAAAAGTCACGGAAGAAGGTgttaaaaatgataaagaagCAAAAGGAATAATACAATTTTGGTGCCAACAAGCAAGAAAGTTCTGGAGAGGAATTGTTAACTTTGACAATTTGACAAAGTGGAAGAAGGAAAGGGAAGGCTCTCgagaaagggaaggggaaggggaaggggaagggaaAGTGGAAGAAGGAAAGGGAAGTCTCTGCATAAatgatgttattatttttataacatgATATTATAGGACTCGGATTGTAAAAATGTTTCTAAAGCATTAACAAACCCTGTTCggttccttccttcttcttcttcatttgctcGTTAGTTAGATTTAGGGGGTGTCATCATCATTTATGCAGCAGTAGTTGGGGAAATGggttcatcatcatcattatgtAAGCAAACGAAACTATCACATTCCAGCAAACTTGAAAAAGCAGCAGTGAAGTGAATATCCGACAGCAGCAGTGTAGTTGGGGTTGATGATGTTATTGATCTAGAAATAGCTTCAGACAGCATGTGAATATCCGAGCTATGAAACTCTAAAACGACAACATCGTAcgtatgcatgcatataatagCAGTAGTAGTAATGGATTTTTGATGTTATAACATCATTTACACACATTATGAAGATGAAGCCAACTTTTCTTCATACTCTATAGCAAACTCCTTTTATTTCTCCTTCCAATAATATTTCTACGACAAGGCTGGAATTCCATTCCATACATATACAATAATAatccccaaaaaagaaaaaatctcttCATCATCCATACagcaagcagcagcagcaggtaGTCTTGGAGAGCTTTAATTTGTTTGTCGGATCCTCTTCGAAAATCATTCGTCGTTGGTTACCAGAGTGGGAATTTGGCCGTGATTGACAAAATCGATCTTTTTCAGTCTCGCACAGCATAGCATTCTCTCCGGCAGTTCTTCTGGTTTCTGCGCCTGCTCGCGGTAAACACAACACGGAGACCGCGTTAAGAGACTGTTCAATTCTAAAGATGGTTGAAAGGCAAagtttgatcatcatcatcttcatcaattGATAACGAAAGCTAACAGCCATTATGTTTAGACTTACAGGCCCATAATTTGAGATGATGTTGGGTGTAACAAAGTATAAGTAATACATACCTGGATTGTTAAACCCAGATCCAGTATTCCGTCTTTTAAACGTTCTCGGAATGCTTCAAGTCCCTTCCTCGCAATGTAGCTGAATCTATGAATGTCGAGGTCTACCTCAAAGTAATTGGGTCCCTGCAAAAAAGTGGAATGAAAATCATAACAAATCCTACTATCCACCAGTACAGGCATAGGCATAACTGTTAAGATATGCATGGGAAAGATGAGGTGTTTGTGTTTCCACCTGATAGAAACTGTGTTGGGGGCGTGACAGGACTGGCTTTTCATTGTAAGCATTTAAAAGCTTCTTTTCCGCAGAACTTGACACAAGTTCTTCTGGATTAACCACTCCAACCAAGATTTTTAGCCTCTCTCTGAAAGAAACTGTAGTTTCTTTGGTAAAGCCTTTAACCTTTTCCATATCGTCCTCCACCAATCTCTGTAGCATAAACCATTGTTTTAACCAACTGGAAGCACAGGGCTCAACCGAATTCAAGCCAAGCATTATACTCTTTTAAGTGCATAAAGATGAAACTGCATAATGTAAGCAACTAAACTCAGAATTCAAGCCAAGCATTATACTCTTTTACCCTGGTTGGTGAATGCAAATGCAAACTTATCGAAGCTTAATATATGTCTACCTGAATTTTCTGGTCACTCTATGGTGTGCACCTAACTGAAAATGATCTATCTAGGTAAATTCCTCACGAGATGATTTGTATAATTCTTAATCAGACTAAGTAGGATGTTGGACTctgataaaacaaaaaaatggagaaacgAATGAAATCCCAATCTTCCACAAGCTTGATTAGGTACACATGAGAGAAGAACATGACAGATAAAGTTGGAAAACCTCGTATAATATGACAGCCAATATAGGATTGAGGAAATCTACACATGATAATACATAGGTTGACCTGTCAACTGGCCTAGAAGTCTTATGCAGTATGAAAACTTAAGCAAACAGTTAGCTCTGTTTCAGTTTTGATCCTTGTTGCTTGTTTGTGATTGTAGGCACAGAAAAATTAACAATCTGATGGACAACCATCTAGTGCATGTAAGGAATACGGATGCATGTTATAATGATTGTATTTCTGAAACAGAATGCCAGCCCACCCCGCTAAAGGAAAGAGGGTAATCCAGTGAACATGGGCCTGGATGGTTTTAGATATCGGAGAAGAGGGCAGAGCCAAACACAGAGGACCAACAAAACACATGGCTAGCATGGACAAGCAAGAACAACGTCCCatacaaatgataataataagtTAATTCAACAGAATATGCttgaacaataatatttaaccaAGAGTACCTTGATGCTTTCTTGAAAATGAGAAGAGATGTCTTTCTCATAGCCATCAGAAAGTTTGAAATAGAGAACAAGGCTCAAGCCCTCCCCATCAGCCTCACCAAGAAACATTGAAGCAGGATAAGTTGGCAACTGCCATAAAGCAAAATAAGTGCATGGTTAAGTACTGAGATACTGCTAAGAAGCCacgagttttcaatttttaaccaATGAAGTTTGACGTACATATTCCACCAGGTGCAATGATACGAACTTGAAATAAAAAGTTCAGAAGCTAAGAGATGTATGGAAATAGCACCTGAATATTGACAATTAGGAGTGAGGGGAGCTTCCCATCTCCTTTAACAGAAGGAAGCTCGAGGTGCTGTGCGATGTGATTAACCTTTCTTGGGCACACAAACATATCAACACCAATTGGAGTGTATGGACTGGAATTTGGAGCAGAGCATTTCCGCTTATCTCTGCATAGTGACGTGTCAGACAATGAGATACTATAACAAACACTTTACCAAACACATTCTTTGTCACTGGTTACACTTTAAATGAACACATACTTGAAATAATTTTCGCCACGGAGCTTAAAATTCATTGGTTCAATCTCAGACCAACATCCTGAAGTTGGCTTCCCTTCCTGGCAACATGGAATTAGGTGACCTGCCCTAGGATGGTATAAGAATCTCTTTGAAGTACCTGCACAAATATGGAAATG from Diospyros lotus cultivar Yz01 chromosome 4, ASM1463336v1, whole genome shotgun sequence includes the following:
- the LOC127800393 gene encoding uncharacterized protein LOC127800393 → MGACLSTPANPVKLRRKYHLQSRKKHGKLNPDGKRRRAGNSGALITDFAVSEFVQTTTTRRKAEVSNSTLHVTQLQWHSSQLDANVICQEEAWFDTLSILESDPDDDFSSVVGAESFPRVSTSQVLQYGTSSCFVDNRLIQEYHEKYMKIDGGEPEKFMSKDGFKDSNGFALLSAQGYELACLGKPEELSAKKKNLLDKSHGSVNCAKENKHDLEEKKHQNLLMSSLPRLVPSVSFNDRTVSATSPAQQAQRRKSTVIRLSLKRTSVDGEETNEYSTSKRFLYHPRAGHLIPCCQEGKPTSGCWSEIEPMNFKLRGENYFKDKRKCSAPNSSPYTPIGVDMFVCPRKVNHIAQHLELPSVKGDGKLPSLLIVNIQLPTYPASMFLGEADGEGLSLVLYFKLSDGYEKDISSHFQESIKRLVEDDMEKVKGFTKETTVSFRERLKILVGVVNPEELVSSSAEKKLLNAYNEKPVLSRPQHSFYQGPNYFEVDLDIHRFSYIARKGLEAFRERLKDGILDLGLTIQAQKPEELPERMLCCARLKKIDFVNHGQIPTLVTNDE